Proteins encoded together in one Salmo trutta chromosome 3, fSalTru1.1, whole genome shotgun sequence window:
- the LOC115176253 gene encoding nuclear receptor subfamily 0 group B member 2, translated as MDNACQCTDYNDRQSNAILYNILNQENSKSSHNNLNYNLIPPRCNCEMRRTVCLKSPADICQEASGVLVKTIHFMKNVPAFNQLPKNDQLSLLQSCWVPLFILGLAQEGMNFDVIDTPANSMLKRILLNSQDSSETEREQPTLAGVNKLKSCLKKFWSLDLSPKEYAYLKGTMIFNPDVKDLKAALFVEGLQQEAQHALREVVQPLHPGDRSRFAHILLAASMLKTITPNLITELFFRHVIGQADLLDFLVDMLFSR; from the exons ATGGATAACGCATGTCAATGTACAGATTACAATGACAGGCAGTCAAATGCTATCCTTTACAACATCCTCAATCAAGAAAATTCCAAGTCAAGCCACAACAACCTGAACTACAACTTGATACCTCCTAGATGCAACTGCGAGATGCGAAGGACAGTGTGCTTGAAAAGTCCAGCAGACATTTGCCAAGAGGCATCGGGAGTGCTGGTGAAAACAATTCACTTTATGAAGAACGTACCTGCTTTCAACCAACTCCCAAAGAACGATCAACTATCGCTCCTCCAAAGTTGCTGGGTGCCACTCTTTATTTTGGGTCTGGCCCAGGAAGGCATGAACTTTGACGTCATCGACACCCCTGCCAATAGCATGCTGAAAAGAATCCTCTTGAATTCTCAAGATAGCTCAGAGACGGAAAGAGAGCAGCCCACATTGGCTGGTGTGAACAAACTCAAGTCATGCCTCAAAAAGTTCTGGAGTCTGGATTTAAGTCCAAAGGAGTACGCATACCTCAAGGGCACCATGATATTTAACCCAG ATGTGAAAGACCTAAAGGCAGCTCTATTCGTGGAGGGCTTACAGCAGGAGGCTCAGCATGCTCTGAGGGAGGTGGTCCAACCACTCCACCCTGGGGACCGAAGCCGCTTTGCTCATATCCTGCTCGCGGCGTCCATGCTCAAGACCATCACACCCAACCTCATCACCGAGCTCTTCTTCCGTCATGTCATTGGCCAAGCAGATCTACTGGACTTCCTGGTCGATATGCTCTTCAGCAGGTAG